The genomic window GTCCCGAGGTCCGGGGCCACGTGGAGCACGGGCTGGATCTGGCGGACGACCAGGAATGGCCGGATCTGGTCCAGGACCCCCCGGATCAGGTCGGCGAGGTCCACGGGGCTGCGCTGGAGCGTCCGGCGGAAGTCCTCGGCGCGGAGCAGGGTCAGCATGTTCGTCACCAGGCGGGCGAGCTGGCGGCCGCTGGCCGTGATCTGGCGGAGGATCTCCGTGTCGTCGTCGGACCGCTCGGGATTGGAGAGCCGGAGGAGCTCGGTCAGGCCGAGCACGAGGGTGATCGGCGTGTTGAATTCATGGCTGGCGACCTCGATGAAGGCCGTCTTGAGCTGGCCGGCCTGGGCCAGTTCCTCGTTGGCCTGGACGAGCTGGGCGTTGGCCGCCTGCAGCTCCGCGATCAGCCGCTTGCGCTCGGCGAGGAGATTGTACTGGTCGGCGGCCTGCCGGATGATGCCCTCGAGCTCGGTGGTGTCCCAGGGCTTGAGGATGTATCGGAAGATGTGCCCTTCGTTGACGGCGTTGATGACCGCCTGGATGTCGGCATAGCCGGTGAAGAGCATCCGGATCGCGTCGGGCTGGATCCGCCGTGCGCGGCTGAGGAACGCGTCCCCCTGCATCCCCGGCATCCTCTGGTCCGTCAGGATGAGCTGGACCTGATTCTGCTCCAGCAGGGAGACGGCCTGATCGCCTGAGGTCGCCGTGAGGACCCGGTACGTACGGTGGAATTGATGCCTGAGGCTCTCCAGGACATCCACCTCGTCGTCGACGATCAGTAAGGTGTGCCGCCTCTGCTCCATCCGGCTCGCTCCGAACCCGAGGGACCGCTCCCGCCATCCGGGCCGCCCGGTGGCCGGACCCGTCCCCGGCAACGACGTTCACGCCGGGTGCCGCGAATCCCCACCATCCGGGCCCCCCCGCGACCGGCTCATGCGGGGCCGCGGAAGGACGGTTCCTGTTGACCTATCATAATACGGTTCCAAGCCATCGAACGGTTGTGAATTACTGGCCCCCGCGGGTTTTCCTCGACGCCCGACCCCGCGTTGCCGCCTAGTTTGACGCCTCCCCGGAATCCGGGCTGTCCGGGCCGCCGGCCGGCACCGGATCCATCCCCGGGGGGGCATGGCCGGCGGAGATGCGGCGGACCTCCGCCTCCAGGGCGACGAACCGGCTCTTGAGGTCGCGGATCTCGGAGATCAGCTCGTCCCGCTCGCGCGCCGCGACCTCCAGCCGATCGTACTCCGCGGCGGCCTGGCGGACGGCGTCGAGGAGCTCCTCCGGCTGCCAGGGCTTGCGGAGGAACTGGAAGATGTGCCCCTGATTGATGGCCGCGATCACCGACTCCAGGTCGGCGAAGCCGGTGAAGAGCATCCGGATCGCGCCGGGGTGGCGTGCCTTCAGCTTCGTGAGCAGCTCGACGCCGGAGATCTGCGGCATGCGCTGGTCCGACATCACGATGTGGACCTCCTCGCGCTGCATGATCTCGTAGCCCTCGGCGGCGCTGTGGGCCTTGAGGACTCGGAACTCGCGGCGCAGCAGGTCGTGGACCGAGTCGCAGACGTGCGGCTCGTCGTCGACGACCAGCAGGCAGTGCTTGGGGCTCGGCATGGTGCGGCGGGGCTTCCTCACGCTGGGGGTCGGCCACGGCCCGGGCGTCGTCGCGGCCCGCGACCGCCGCGGCCCGCCGGGCCGTTGAGATTCTACCACGCCGGCGCGGGCCGGTCATGCACCCTGCGTCGAGGAATGCGCCGGGCTCGCCTCCGGCCCCGCGCCCCGCCGCGACCGCCGGGGCAGCAGGATGCGGAAGCAGGTCCCCCCGCCGGGCCGGCCCTCCACCTCGATGCGGCCGCCGTGGCCGGCGATGATCTGGTGGCTGATCGCCAGCCCGAGCCCGGTCCCCTCCCCCACGGGCTTGGTGGTGAAGAACGGGTCGAAGAGGCGGTCCAGGTGCTCCGGCGAGATGCCCGGCCCGTCGTCCTTGACGGCGACCGAGACCCAGGGCCCGGACAGGGAGGCCTCGATCTCGATGCGGCCCCCCTCCTGCCGATCGGATCCCTCGATGGCCTGGAGGGCGTTGATCAGGAGGTTGAGGAGCACCTGGGTGATCTGGTCGGGGACGCACTCGATCTTCCCCACCTCGCCGAGCCGCACCGCCACATCCACGCGGCGGTGCTTGAGCCGCCCCCGCATCATCTCCAGGGCGCCGTCGACGAGCTCGCAGAGGGGCACCACCTGCCATTCCGGGAGGGTGGTGCGGGCCAGCCCGCGCATCTTGCCGACGATGTTGGCCACCCGCTGGACGCCGGCGCGAGTGCGCTCGACCATGGGCTCGAGGTTCTCGCGGAGGTAGGCCCAGTCGATCTCCTCGGCCACCTCGTCGATCTTCGCCAGCGCGGCGGCGTCGGCGCCGGCGAGGGCCTCGCGCGAGGATTCGTAGAGCCCGATCAGGTTCCGGAGGTCCTTCACCTCGCGCTGGAGCACGGCCAGGTTGTTGAGCACGTAAGCCAGCGGGTTGTTGATCTCGTGGGCGACCCCGGCGCTGAGGAGGCCGATCGAGGCCAGCCTGTCGGTGTGGGCGAGCATGGCCCGCATCCGCTGCCTCTCGGTCTGATCCCGGATCGAGCCGAGGTACTGCGGACGCCCGTCCACCTCGACGATGCTGAGCGAGAGCTCGAGCGGGAACTCGCCGCCGTCGCGACGCCGGCCGAGCAGCTCGACCGTCTTGCCGACGCCGGCGAAGATCGGGCGGGCGGCCCCGGCGGCCTCCTCGACGTCCCGGTCGGGCCCGGGGTCGCCCGGGT from Aquisphaera giovannonii includes these protein-coding regions:
- a CDS encoding response regulator, with product MPSPKHCLLVVDDEPHVCDSVHDLLRREFRVLKAHSAAEGYEIMQREEVHIVMSDQRMPQISGVELLTKLKARHPGAIRMLFTGFADLESVIAAINQGHIFQFLRKPWQPEELLDAVRQAAAEYDRLEVAARERDELISEIRDLKSRFVALEAEVRRISAGHAPPGMDPVPAGGPDSPDSGEASN
- a CDS encoding hybrid sensor histidine kinase/response regulator — translated: MEQRRHTLLIVDDEVDVLESLRHQFHRTYRVLTATSGDQAVSLLEQNQVQLILTDQRMPGMQGDAFLSRARRIQPDAIRMLFTGYADIQAVINAVNEGHIFRYILKPWDTTELEGIIRQAADQYNLLAERKRLIAELQAANAQLVQANEELAQAGQLKTAFIEVASHEFNTPITLVLGLTELLRLSNPERSDDDTEILRQITASGRQLARLVTNMLTLLRAEDFRRTLQRSPVDLADLIRGVLDQIRPFLVVRQIQPVLHVAPDLGTFEIDADKISMVLVNLLTNAIKFTPDGGTIELSARLNGEDEATISVIDHGAGLEPQALKHLFQPFFTQFDPSRHSSGDFGFNKRGLGLGLSIAKQFVEMHDGRIAAESTPGQGTRFTIEIPRRVSPAVADRASSPPTPAPYQEAST